The Carcharodon carcharias isolate sCarCar2 chromosome 37 unlocalized genomic scaffold, sCarCar2.pri SUPER_37_unloc_6, whole genome shotgun sequence genome has a segment encoding these proteins:
- the LOC121274753 gene encoding ubiquinol-cytochrome-c reductase complex assembly factor 3 isoform X1 — translation MSGRALVSGVWMLLSAGAAGLCWAVAGPSEERQRELSRQLPESNQAQLEASRKRNTLLMQIIKESAESEKNIALERDWNKLSNSGPDSKPSR, via the exons ATGAGTGGCCGGGCCCTGGTGTCCGGTGTCTGGATGTTGCTGTCGGCGGGAGCGGCCGGATTGTGTTGGGCGGTGGCGGGGCCGAGCGAAGAGCGACAGCGGGAACTGTCCCGG CAGCTGCCGGAATCAAATCAAGCCCAGCTAGAGGCTAGCAGGAAGAGAAACACTCTGCTCATGCAAATCATCAAGGAGTCAGCAGAGAGTGAGAAGAACATAGCTCTGGAAAGAGACTGGAACAAACTTTCCAACTCAGGTCCTGATTCCAAACCTTCCCGGTGA
- the LOC121274753 gene encoding ubiquinol-cytochrome-c reductase complex assembly factor 3 isoform X2, whose translation MSGRALVSGVWMLLSAGAAGLCWAVAGPSEERQRELSRLPESNQAQLEASRKRNTLLMQIIKESAESEKNIALERDWNKLSNSGPDSKPSR comes from the exons ATGAGTGGCCGGGCCCTGGTGTCCGGTGTCTGGATGTTGCTGTCGGCGGGAGCGGCCGGATTGTGTTGGGCGGTGGCGGGGCCGAGCGAAGAGCGACAGCGGGAACTGTCCCGG CTGCCGGAATCAAATCAAGCCCAGCTAGAGGCTAGCAGGAAGAGAAACACTCTGCTCATGCAAATCATCAAGGAGTCAGCAGAGAGTGAGAAGAACATAGCTCTGGAAAGAGACTGGAACAAACTTTCCAACTCAGGTCCTGATTCCAAACCTTCCCGGTGA